The genome window AGCCCAGGATATCCATCACGGTGTAGAAACCGGCGAGGATCAGGAAGCAGAGGCCTCCGGAATAGAGCGTCCAGGAGGGGGTCCAGATCCGTTTGACGACTGGACAGGCTCCGACGGCGCCGAGCCCCCAGCCGGCGGCCGTGGCGACGACCCCGGCGAGGACGAGCCGGCCGACGGTGTTCCACGAGGGGCGTTGTTCCCTAAGTGCTTGCCCAGCCAACAGTCCGAGGAGCATGGTGGCGAGGGTCGGGATGAAACTCAGCGTGGCGTAGCCGCCACGGTTGTACTCGAAGGCTTTCTCGCGAGGGAACAGGTTCAGGAACCAGTGGTCGAAGGCCCAGGCCGGGTTGCTGTTCTTGTCCCAGTGTGCTGCGAAACCGGTCGGGTGGTGAGGCCAGTCCGCCGCGACCCCGTGGGCGGGGAAGTCGAAGTCCGTCCCCGGCGCGGGATAGGCCGCGAACAGGAGCCAGTAGCCGAGCAGGATCGCCGCCAGGGCCCCCCCCTGCACTCTCCGCGACTGCCAGCCCAGCCAGAACAGGATCGGATAGCCGAGGCCGATCTGCGAGAGCGTGTCCTCGAAGGTCCAGTTCGTCTGGGGCTTGCCGACCGACCGCAGGAAGACGCCCAGCAGCACCAGCACCAGACCTCGCCAGAGGGCGTGGAGCGTCATCTGCCGCTTCGACTGTCCCTTTGCGGCGCGCGAGGCGATCGAGAACGGCAAGGCGACGCCGACCAGGAACGAGAAGGACGGCTGGATCATGTCGTGGACGACGCAGCCCACCCATTCGACGTGCGACTGCTGCTCGGCCAGGAATTTCCAGACCTTGCTCTCGGGGAAGTTCTTCGCCATCGCGCCGAGGCGCAGGGCCTCGGCCATCATCAGGAACATCACCAACCCGCGGTAGGCGTCGATGGAATCGAGCCGAGCCGTCTTCGGGGCCGGTTCGTCGGCGACGGGGGGAGTCGTCTCGCTGCTCATCGTGCTTCCTCGCGGCCGTTCCGGTCAGGGTGGGGTTCCCCAGCCACCATACCTCGTCCGGAGCCCTCTCGCGAGCGTCTCGACGTGCACAAGGCCACTCATCCGGGCTGTGCCGGGCATCAATGTCGGGCCTGGGTGTTTTAGGCGATAAGAGCGATTGGCTGAATCCTCTGTTCCACCCGTTCTCAGCGCGTAGCCAGCCGGCGTGGTCGGTGGCCAGCTAATGAGATCAGATCCCCCCATCTTGCCCAGGGGTTCGCATGGAGTGTGTGGACACAACGCCATGCAAGATCAACCTCTGTTGTGTTTGAGCAACGCGATCGCCATTTTTTTCGAGTGATCCACCACAATTCTTGATCGGCCTGTTCTGCCCGATTAGTTTCAATCGCCGCTGCGATGGAGACATGATATCTATCGTCATCGTCTGAGTTCGGATTATTGCAAATACGGATAGGTGGAGTCTTTCAATGACTGTGGCAACTCGCAAGGCAAGTCTCATCGGAAACGCCGATCGTATTCTGGCCAGGGCAGCCACGGTCGCGGCGGCTGCGACGGGGGCTGGGCTGGTGGGCCAGGCCGGGACGACCCACGCGGACGTCGTCTACAGTGGGCCGGTCAATATCAACATCCCGACCGCCACCGCCGGTATTTATCTGAACGTGGTGACCGGCGTCACCGGAACGAGCCCCGGCAGCGTTGCGGGCTGGGATCTCAATCTTTGGGGTTCGAGCGCGTTCTTTGCCTGGGCGAACAACTCCGCCTCGCCCAATGACGGTATTGTCAGCGGCTTGGGCACTTCGACGACGCTCGTGGACAACCTGGCGATCGGCACGATCGTGGACGGCGCAGCGACCTACAGCCGGACCGCCAGTATCGAGACGACTGGTTCCACCGCCTTCCAACTCAATAGCACCGGCAACTACATCGGCTTCCGGTTCCTCAACGAATCGACGGGGGCGATCAATTACGGCTGGTTGCAGATCAGCCTGTCCAGCACCTACAACAGCCAGCCGCGTTCGATCATTGGCTACGCCTACGAGGACACGGGCGCCAGCATCGCCGTCGGCCAGGTCTCCGCAGTCCCCGAGCCCGCGTCGCTCGCGATGCTGGCGACGGGCCTGGCCGGCCTGACCGCCTTCCGCCTTCGTCGCCGCGCCGTCTGAGCCCGGGCGA of Paludisphaera rhizosphaerae contains these proteins:
- a CDS encoding acyltransferase family protein, whose product is MSSETTPPVADEPAPKTARLDSIDAYRGLVMFLMMAEALRLGAMAKNFPESKVWKFLAEQQSHVEWVGCVVHDMIQPSFSFLVGVALPFSIASRAAKGQSKRQMTLHALWRGLVLVLLGVFLRSVGKPQTNWTFEDTLSQIGLGYPILFWLGWQSRRVQGGALAAILLGYWLLFAAYPAPGTDFDFPAHGVAADWPHHPTGFAAHWDKNSNPAWAFDHWFLNLFPREKAFEYNRGGYATLSFIPTLATMLLGLLAGQALREQRPSWNTVGRLVLAGVVATAAGWGLGAVGACPVVKRIWTPSWTLYSGGLCFLILAGFYTVMDILGWKGWAFPLRVIGMNSIAAYVLAHLVENFITEAFRTHLGSDVFQAFGAPYEPFVRGVGILSILWLILFWMYRRQLFLKV
- a CDS encoding PEP-CTERM sorting domain-containing protein; protein product: MTVATRKASLIGNADRILARAATVAAAATGAGLVGQAGTTHADVVYSGPVNINIPTATAGIYLNVVTGVTGTSPGSVAGWDLNLWGSSAFFAWANNSASPNDGIVSGLGTSTTLVDNLAIGTIVDGAATYSRTASIETTGSTAFQLNSTGNYIGFRFLNESTGAINYGWLQISLSSTYNSQPRSIIGYAYEDTGASIAVGQVSAVPEPASLAMLATGLAGLTAFRLRRRAV